The following DNA comes from Desulfitibacter sp. BRH_c19.
AACAGGATTCTTGACTTCAGATAGAGTTAACTTAATGAGCATCTGCTTCTAGCATTGTGTTTTTAACAATGGGTAGAAATACTAGTGCAAGATTAGCGGTGATAGTCATGATAAAGTTTTGGTATCATTGAGTATGAGTTCAAAAGAACATTGTAAAAATGTAGCCGCCCGACGGCACAACACCATCTTTGTAATGAAAATTTCAAAATAATCCATTACGGAAGATATGTTTTGATCTATTAAAATGTTTAAAGTTATCACTTTATTCTTTTCATCTATTGTCAACCAGGTTTCTTCTACAGCATAGTTTACCCTATCTCTAGGTTTAAATGTAGATATATCAGACTTCCTAACTCTATCCCTATGAACATCAGACTTATCAGCAATTAATACCGCTGCTGAGACTGGGTTCACAGAAAATCCTCCACTATTTTCTTCATGATTGCCAATTGCACCCACAATTGTTGATATTTCTAATTGACTAAGTTTAAAACTTTTTAAAAAGGGCAAGACAAGAAGAGCTCCTGACCTTCCATGTTCATACCTATTAATGATATTTCCAATATCATGTAGATAGCCAGCAATTTGACCAAGACGGCACGTATTTTTATCATAATCCAAACCCTTTAAAATCAAGTTGGTTCTTTCGGAAACAATCTCGGCATGCCTGTAACTATGTTCTAGTGCGCCCATTTCACCTAAAAATTCATGGCATTTGTCTAAATATGTTTTTATATTTGTGTTTAATACTTCACTATGAAA
Coding sequences within:
- a CDS encoding phosphohydrolase is translated as MKEIGRLNFHSEVLNTNIKTYLDKCHEFLGEMGALEHSYRHAEIVSERTNLILKGLDYDKNTCRLGQIAGYLHDIGNIINRYEHGRSGALLVLPFLKSFKLSQLEISTIVGAIGNHEENSGGFSVNPVSAAVLIADKSDVHRDRVRKSDISTFKPRDRVNYAVEETWLTIDEKNKVITLNILIDQNISSVMDYFEIFITKMVLCRRAATFLQCSFELILNDTKTLS